The following nucleotide sequence is from Paroedura picta isolate Pp20150507F chromosome 1, Ppicta_v3.0, whole genome shotgun sequence.
taaaaaaaaaaaccaactcttcttctaaatacataTTAATTGCTGCCAGAATTATTAAATCTTATAAATTAAGATTTATAGTATATATTGGAATTATCATtacccagcaaacgctggcaggggatcatgggaattgtagttcatggaggaccacaggttgactacccctgtcgtagatcatcttgcattaaaaaaaaaaaatccatgtgcCATATTTTGCATAAAACCTGGTCTTTTATTTCGTTCtcacaatggggtggggggggaattgTAGGCGCTTTCTTTGTCAGTGTGTCCCTATATTTCCCAGTCTTAAAATcagagagaacccccccccctccttgaatATGTCTGTGTTTTTCTCTTCCGGCCATTCTCATATCATAGCGAAGGATCTACTCACAGCGGGTGTGAACCACTCCCGCCTGTGGATGGATGTCTCTGACAATATTCATATTTTTCATATCTCATCGGGAGTTTCAGTTAATAAGCACGGCTAATTGACACGGCTGAGTAGTTCAAGCAGACAGTTTCATGGGAAGGCTCCAGGGACTAGCTGCTGAGTTGGAATGTGTGTGTCAGAATTCTTAAAAGTTTGGAAAGAGAAACTGCTGAGTGGCAACTGATAATAGAGCTCAGGGCATGAcagcctcctggactgaatcgagaCCTAGGTTTCCCGTTTCATTACCAATGCTGGCTTCTCCACACCTACTACATCTAACCAGGCCTGCTATTATCCCTCGCCTGCTATTTTCTTTCAGCCTCTGAAATCACATCCCCCCACCCAAACATATAAGGACAAATGGACTCACATTCAAGCCGCATCTCcccaaagctccttccctgccacggattttgttagcctttaaggtgctactggatgcgtgctcttttctactgctaacaAGGAGACGAACATAGCTTCCCATCTCAATTTAATACTCTCAGCCTCGATAGGGATTTGCAGGTGGTGGTTAGCTTACTACAAAAGCACATTTTTCCTCTTTACAATTTATGCACAGTATGCCAATTCTGCCGATTCATCAACGGAAGGGAGTGGTCTGTACCCTTTCAAAGAGGATCATTTACAATGCATGCTACAGATGAGGAAATGATTTGAGTACACAGAGAAATGCAACACACCTTATTGTGGAACGTGCTCCCCCCCCCGGTTGTTCGTAACTGAGTATAAATCTTTCTACCAACTGAACATCATACTTTGTGGATCTGATGACTTGGATACTGGCTCTTGGTTGCAACGAATGTGTTAATGTCATTCCAAGGAGGTCAGCCAGAACGGTTTCCCAGATAAAATccgttttctattatcttttcctcagtgacttgtcactgaggaaaagataatagaaaacggattttatctggaaaaccgttctggctgacctccttggaatgaaataaaccgaaagtaaactcaagaaaggacattgtttaaaaatgttctttattattgtttaactCTATAACgttaggtcttttcttcttggtttgagttatctgagaccATGTGCAAACCCAAGAACTGGTTCCTGGTCAGTTGGGATGTTGGTGCTGCCCCTTCTGCAGATGCGGATCAGTGGGCAAATCTCATTGGTGTTCTTGGACCTGAATTAGCATCATGTTGTCCTGTCCTCGTGCAAACGGTAGAGAGACATCCGTTGGAGATGCTGTGGCTGCAGTTGGGCGCAGTTGATACGATTGTCTGGTAGACTTATCAGCTTTGCATGGAAATTGAGCAGGCTGTCCTCCTGCCTTTGGGAGCCTCCTTTGCCATGTCTTGTCCTTATAACCACATCTGGCTACATAGTGCAACTAGTGAAGTGGCCACAGGGAATCTGTTGGTtttacaggcaacagagagccattcccctggagaaaagggctgcttgggagggagaactCCATAGCGTTAtcttccactgaggtccttccccgtcccaaatcccacccactcctggctccacccccaaagtctccaggtgtttccctacccagagctggcaaccttaagaggcCACCATGGAATAACAGATTATTCAATAAGGTGCAGAATTACTCATGGAGTggaacatcagctctttatttagaccagtggtccccaacctttcttaggctggggaccggcagggcatcggaccgcgctggccacgcccacggatcgggccgcacccacgggccgcgcccgcacaatgcacctctccccaccctcccgcagtaagaagcttcccgggccgcaagcttgcggcctgggaagttttttactgcgggggggcggggagagggagccgcggcccggtgccatggccttcgcggcccggcactggggccgcggcctgcaggttggggaccactgatttagaccacTCCCGAGAACTGAACTCAACTCCACCCAAAGTTATATGGAGATGAGGGTTCCGGCCAAAGATCCAACCGATCCATTGGCAGGACGGATCCTGCATGCTGACCAATGGCATCAAATGTCTTTTTCATCAAATGTCATCAAATGTCTTTTTCACTGCCTACGCAACAGGCGCTGTTGCCCAAAATCTCCTGCCCCGCCCACAACaaacctggcagtcttcaaggtcCCACAGGACATCTCTCTGCTTTCGGCAGAGGTTGACAACCAAGGACTCTGTGTGTCTAGCCTGATCTTGATAGCAAAGTAGGATTCGCCCTCGTTAGTGTTTGGCTCgttggccaccaaggaagtcccaaaCTGCCACAAAGTCAGGTCATGACAAACATTTGTTCAGCTCTCGCCTTGAAAAAAACCTATAACAGGGAGGCCCAACCAAGGATCTGTGGATCCCTGTGGGTCTGTGGGAGTTCTGAAGTGGCATGGCATGGAGGGGAAAGGGCCCggtctgtcttctcagctcctactcttcattctggcctacatgaggcagagccaccatcgTAGTAGTAAAAGCGGTGGGAGAGAGCAAAAGAAGGGCTAAGGGTGCgggaaatgatgtcacttctgggggtgtggtggGGGCGTGGCCCCTTGACCACTTCCTGGGcatcttgaaacctgaaaaattatttcaggggttgctccatggtcaaaaggttgaaatgaGCTGTCCTGTAGACtaggggaggggtggccaaacggtggctcttcagatgttcatggactacaattcccatgccagtccgtgttggcaggggctcatgggaattgtagtccatgaacatctggagagccaccgtttggccagccctggacGAAGGGGATCTCTGGAAACGtagtccagtaccacctttaagaccaacaaagatttattcagggcatgagctttcaagtgcaagcactcttcgttagacttgcactcaaaagctcacgccctgaataaatctttgttggtcttaaaggtgctactggactctgcttctattgtgctacttcagaccaacacggctactcattttatCTCTGGAAACGTGTTTATCTTTGATGGCGCAGGAGTGATGTTTGGTTTGTTCTTGAGGCTGGTCCACCCCCTGCTGGACAAGCTATGCTATCATAGCAAAGTTTTCCTAAATCTCTAAAGTTTTCAATTCCTCATAATTCGGAACTAGGCCTATCCCAAACTATCCACAGCTGCTGTGAGCTAGGGGAGGGACCAAAAGTCTAGACTATTCAACAGCTTATCTGAGGACCGATGCTGTAAATAAACCCATCATTTATGTTGACACATTTCCCGTCTCAGATTTGTCACTGACTTTGGGCAAAACCACAGTTTCTTAGGCtaggcaataaaatcagagtccagtagcacgtttaagactaaccaagatttattcaaggcgtgagctttcgagtgcaagcactcttcctcagacaatgaactgGCCATCAttaggaatatataaacaaaagttaatcccgttacattagtaaacatgtgtcacagcttccaaacacagccacatgatagctccctgccaaaccagctaATCAGACCcttcgaacccatttgtagttcacaaagccatatcagaaataaaactgtcaatgaccgtttatgcactggaggtttcatgccgggctgcaggctggagttttacttgtggcaggttgccccagctcttcctgcatccacacgggggaggatttggcctggtgcacctcatccacccgcGTCCTGTGCTCCTGacgggggggtggggcagtgaaggtcccagtgcataaacggtcaatgccAGTGATCCACAGCTTCCACCCtcctatttactgccggccccatctgtctccataccaatgtgaaacattcctacaagtagaagctaagctggcaagAAAGTGGACTTGGGAAAAGGGTCTGGGAGAGGTCACCCAGTGGGTAGCCCCATGAAGGAGAGTGGAGGAAAAatggaagaacaaagtttgagtctagtgacatctttaggaccaacaaaatagccatctgatggagagtctgattctgggagggttcaagggggtggcaggttatggtggatgagtgagagggttgtgggtgtcctgcatagctcagggggttggactagttgacccagggggtaccttccaactctgtgattctatgataatgtaATCCTAATTccgtatgcacatgaaagcttatgcccggaagtaaactttgtgggtcttaaaggtgccactggactgttctgctgcagcagaccaatatggccacccacctgaatctgtgggGGAAAGATGTTGGGTCAGTTTGGCTGTGAGAACTtaatgaaacctccatgttcagagggagCCTATGTCTGAATAGCAAAGTTTGAAAATTAGTGGGAAGCCTGGGGAAGCGGGGAGAGGAGCTTGGATTGAcgatagggcaggctttctctaccagcgTTTCATGAAAACATCCACGAAACAGCATTTCTCTCTGTGCCATCCTCTGGTAGGGTCTTTAACCCTGATCTGGCTAATCCTACAATAGGAGGGTTTTCCGCAGAAGGTCGAGCAGGTTGCAACCCCCTCCCGCAAACCTTCAGCAATATGTGAATCATAAATGGAAAAGATTGTAAGCTGGAGTAATGAACAGGGCTCTGACTAAAAGTCGTGCAGTTTTAGTAAAATCTTCATTTTACTGGAATTTCAAGAGGAAGGCCTATAGACTTATACAGGTTCGACTGTCCATCAACTCGGCATTTCAATTCCTTGTCAAGGGACattcaatcttctcccccccagAGTCCAAAAAGTTAAGTAAGGATTCATTTAATATTTTCCCACTAGATGTACCTCTGCTGTCACAATGGATCGGTGTTTAGTCCTCGCAAAGTTGATGCGTGCATCTTTTGAACCCGTAGCCAGTCTGGATGTGTCTCTTATCTCGTACAAAGCTGTCTTTCTAGGAGCAATAACTTCCGCTAGGTGGATGAATAAATTATCGGCACTGCACTGCAACCCTCTTTGCATTAAATTCCACCCAGACAAGGTAACACTCAGACGTATCATAAGGTTCCTTCCTAGGGTGGTctctgccgccatgttatgattttcaatgtcttttaatggggttttaattgggatttttaagacaactgttacccgccacgagcctacccagggagtggcgggaaataaatctaataataataataataataataataataattccagctCAACCAAGACATTAGTCTCCCAGTGTTCTTCCCATTCCTGAAGTCACCATCCAAACAAACACTGCACAAACTAGATATAAGAAGGGgattcctttttatttaaaaaagacaCAACAGTTCAGGAAAGATAGAAGCTTATTTGTATGTTTCCGGGGGTCAAATAAAGGAAGAATTTATCAGTGCAGTCACTCTCtcactctataacaggggtagttaaactgtggccctccagatgtccatggactacaattcccatgaacccctgccagcaaatgccagcaaaagggccgcagtctgactacccctgctgtataagaATAACTTAAAACAAGGCTATGGTCCCTTGCCCCATAACTCTGAAAGCTCACTCAACAAGGGTCTGGGCATCTTCTGCAGCCTTCTGTGCCAGACTTGCCCTGGAGGACATCTGTAAGCAACGTGGTCCAATGTGTCTACATTCGTCAAGCATTCCTTGATGGGCATGGACTCCATAAATGAAGCTGCAGGGGGGAAAGCGGTGTTCCAGGTAGTCTTCCGTTGATCAGCCGGCACCCTTCTCCTAGGGCAGGAGagcttgctattctcccatgtgggactgcacagaagccacgtaGATAAAAACAGAACTGCACTTACCTGTGACCATTGTTCATCAAgcagtcttctgtgcaggcacacatccctccctccttttccaacTGTGAGCTGCAATCATACAGGGGCCTTCTAAGGGCAGAGaaaggaaatgaggggaggagtaCCCACCATGCCTCTATCATGTGACACTTTGGGAAAAGGGATCtcaagaggggagagggagcactccTGAACCTAGAAGCTTCTTCAGAAAAGCTTGGAAGTTCCTCTCCCTGGCTGGCCTTCAATCATGCAGTCCCAGGcgagcctgcacagaagaccctTAGATGAACagtggttacaggtaagtgcaaccctgttttgttCCACAGAAGTGCAAAAACGCATGGTCCACCCTTCCTTCCATCTCAGAGGGCTCTTGCCAGCACAGGAGAAACCAAGGCACTGCCACTCAGCTCACAGTACCTACTTCAGCTCTTGGCCTCCAAGCTAGAAGCATAAAGTAGGCCCCAGTTCGGCCTGCTGAAGTCCGCACTGAGCAAGGCCACGGCATGGGGGGGCAGGAGACATATTTTTCTCTATGGGATATACGGGCCTCTCTCCTTGCATTCTTCATCATTCACGCCTCCACAGGTACGTCTGGATGGAACTGGGTGGAATTTGAGTCACTATCAGGCCGGCTGTATCGGAAAGCCCAAAGGAGATACTCCTCGCCGACCTAGGAAGGAAAGACAAAGAGGAatagaaagggaaagaaacaatGTGGAGACCCCACAGAGTTTCTCCACTCCTTGCATTACAGGAAACCTCTCAGATGATCATGTGATCACTGGCTGGGACTGCCCAGGTCACTTGAAAGGCAATAAGACTGAATTTGCCACTTTATGCAGGTACTGTACCTTGCTAGGCCCTCCCCAACAGACAGGAGGGCTTCGGACCCTCCCCAGAGAAGGGAAAACTTCTCTGCCAGCCCCTTGGACTCAGGCTGAAGTTTTGCTGGCCCCTTCCTTCAGCCTCACAGGAGGGGGCACACTCAGGGCTCCACATACAAGCATGCCCGCATTGCGTTCCCTTGCTGCTTGGTTCAGTGGGATGAAGTGAGCTGCAATGGCAACTCAAGAGCTCAGAAAATCCAACTCCCGTGATGACCTGCACAAAGAATCctgctttagggctgatcctgcattgagcagggggttggactagatggcctgtatggccccttccaactctgtgattctaagaacaCTTAAAGTTTCCATCCAAGTGACTCACCGATTAAGAACGACGACCACAGCGGCCCCATCGGGGCGGATCACAGCCACGTACTCCAGACTGATGCTTTTCGGCTCACTTCTCAGACCAACACGCTGAGACCCCTCGGGAATGAACTTGCtgcagagagaagggagaagCACAGAGAGCCTGTCGACTGACCCGGAGGCAAAGGACCTGCGCTTCAGCTAAGGAGGAGCAGGTTTCTGCAAGGCTACCCCTTCGTCTTCATCCTGCTCCTTCTAAATTCCAGGCTAACTGCAAGGCTCCATTTTTGGGCATCTCTCCCCTCCACCCGAATCATGTTATCGACACACATACAGGACGTTGTGGAAAAGCAAACTTCTTATGACTACAGAAGAGGAAATGCCCTTGTATGCTCCTGTGCATTATTACTGCACAACAGTAatctatctattttatttatttatatttatataccgccctcccccgaaggctcagggcggtttacaaggaacaggaaacaggtacagataacataaggaaacacatgtgacaacagcaataacaatacagcaataataactccaacatgataacagcagtaataataagatagaactgcaaaggagcctcagcctCTAGCCGTGAGAAATGTGATTGTGCATGTTAACAGCTACAGGGAGTTGGGCCCCTCCTTTTGTGTGGAGCCCAGGCCTGTGCAATCTGCTTCTCATGTCACCCTAGcacctaaaatcatagaatcctagaaacttaagagttggaaggggctacacaggcgatctagttcaatcccctgctccggtagagaaaagtggcatctaagaaccaactcttcttctccttcagtaatctcagcgctctctcagcctcccctccctcacagggtgtctgttgtagggagaagaaaggaagccactttgagactccttcgggtagagaaaagtggcatagaagaaccaactcttcttcttctagctgttcCTAGCTTATGACCCTTGCAGATTCCCAAATTCTTCTTCCCTGCCTCGCACCCTGGTATTCTGATACCATGACTCCCAGCTCCTCTGCTCCGCCTCACCTGAAGTGCGCCATGTGGTAGAACATGGGCTGCTTGTAGAACGTGTCAGTGGACACATCCACGATGATTGGGCTATCCACGTAGTTCTTGACCCAGTTGGGGCCCCCTTCCAAATCCAGGGCCAGGTTCCAGTCGATCCAGCCTATGACGTGGTGGTTCAGGTTCTAGGGGGTTGAAAGGGTCGCAATCAATAAAGAGGAAGGGAGCGACGAAAGCTGGGCCGAACCATTTCCCTCCCGTACCGCCAAGATGCTGCGGCTGTACTGGTTCCCCCGGTTCCAGTCTCCGAGGACCACGTCCCTTTCCCAGAACTGGACGCCAGTGCAGGCCTCGGTGGAGAGCAGGAAGTAGTCGGGGAAAAGCTCGTGGGTGAGTTCCACCGTGTCTTCGATGGGCGCAATGAAGTCCAGATACCAATGGAGGCCGATGCCGTGGACGTAGCGATGAGCATTACTATCCTCGCTCAGTACCtgggcagggaaaggaggagggtgtCAAGGTGCTTAAATCCCGTGGGATCAGACCGTAAACAGGAAGTATTTCTACAGGAAAGGAGACGTTGACTAAGAGAAGGGAACGGGCTATGAACCAAGCACAGCGAGGCATGTAAGAGGAGCCACACTTGATCAAGCCgatggaccatccagtccaacactctgtatcacaccgtggccaaaccccaggggccaccaggaggtccaccagaagggccagaactccagaagccccccactGGGGttccccccaagcaccaggaatacagagcatcacttccccagacataagaacgtcAGAgaggccatgctggatcaggccagtggcccctccagtccaaccctctgtgtcacacagtggcaaaacaccaggtgccaccaggaagcccaccagcagggctagaactccagaagcccctcccactgcggccccttaagcaccaagaatacagagcatctggGCCCCAGAGAGAGCGTACCACCTGTACtgtgtggctaagagccactgatgggcctctgctccgtATGTTTATCCGATCCCCCCTTGAAGCTGCCTATGCTTGTAGCCCTGAATTCCACGTGTCAATTGCTCTTTGGGTGAGGAAGGGTCAAGGTCAAGAACCACTGAACAAACTGCTTGGGCCCCTGGAGGCTAGGTCCTATCTACTCTCACCTTTGTGTGCAGGGAGAGCAGATCTGCAACAGAACGACTGAACTTTAGAACCCAGCGACGCCGGGTTTTGCAGCTGGCATCAATCCCGCACGCCCTGCCcaagtctgctttttaaaaaacaattgtgCGTTTATTCATTTACATTATGTTTACCGAAAACGCTTCCGCACCACTTTTCTGCCGTGCACCCAAAATGGTTCACTCCGGCCCCAATGGTCAAAGGACCCACGCGGGGCACGCCAGCCCTGTGCCTAACTACCTACTGCAACTTCAACGAGACACCAGCCATGCGCTACCCACAAGCATCGCatcaggaataggctgcctaaggaggtggtgagctccccttcactggcagtcttcaagcaaaggttggatacacacttttcttggatgcttcaggatgctttgggctgatcctgcgttgagcagggggttggactagatggcctgtgtggccccttccaactctatgtttctaggaCGAGCAACGCATCATCCTCAGGGACATGCCAGATCCCAGCGGGCTTTTGCAGGGTGGGCTagagccctgctccttttcctctGCCATTTGTTCCTAAAAGCTGCATTCTGCAAGCTGATTTCCGCCACCCTTTTCCTGATCCCCACAGACTGTCTGCGCACAAACGGATTTGAACCAGACGCCCCTGCGGGACTCACCACTTTCGCCCAGTGGGGGAGATGCACTCGGTTGTCGTCCAGGATAATGAGGCGGATGTCCTTGTAGGAGCTGTTCGCCAGGGCGGGGCCCAGATCCAGGGCGATGAAGTCCCGCTGCTGCTCAGGTGTGAACCCCAAGCACTGGAAGGGATAATTGGCGATCAATCCAGCAGTGGGCTCGTTCTCGGCCGTTAAGGCCCAGAAGGTCAGATTGTGTCTGTCATACTCCTTGAGAAACCTTGAGGGTGGGAGGGGTagaggaaaagaggagggagtcAGGGagtccttggggggagggctgctCCTGCAAGGACAGTCACGACTCCCTTTGTGgcaccagcttggtggaatgcacTGCAAGTCAAGACCCAGGCCCTGCCAGAACGACCAAAGTTCCGCCGGGCCTGCAGAAtggtgttcttccaccaggcctttggctgagaCCAAAACAAGCCAGTACCCGATCagatcactggccgtcttcaagcaaaggttggagacacacttttcttggatgctttaggatactcagggctgatcctgcgttgagcagaggattggactagatggcctgtacggcccctcccaactctatgattctattgaccagggggatggactagatggcctgtatagccccttccaactctatgattctatgattctattgaccagggggttggactagatggcctgtatgaccccttccaactctatgattctatgattctatgaaattcacaAGCCTCCCTCTTTCCATCTCCGGGTTCCCTTGCTCCGAGTTAGAACCTGATTTAATAGAAAtatgagtgacccttattctctCAACTGGCTaagtaaaatgtcaaagaaacttcaaattatgggtctggacatctcaacccttagcatgcaagacgaaaggattacactaaaactaatatcacagagactagaagaacaggatacccagattctgggctcctctaacaacagcgTATGTTCTTCCTATTTCTGGGATATTTCTTTAACATACATATCCATGCCCCTGTATATCCAAATTAAGGAGcttttctagtagctcgcttaaacatctttcccttacATGCCACCCAAGGTAGATTTCTGAAGATCCCTCCCACCCATGTT
It contains:
- the LOC143830231 gene encoding lysosomal acid glucosylceramidase-like — its product is MWSWEATSVLRWWILLIQMASGVTGGLPCNPKHFGRESIVCVCNSTYCDTHDPVSIPKFGFFVKYESTKSGRRLEKSQGLFQNRTFIPDIVLTLEPREHYQMIKGFGGSVTDAASINILSLTPDTQDNLLRSYFSEDGIEYNMVRVPMASCDFSMRLYTYADWPHDYELKHFSLASEDIKMKIPLIHRSKAMSKKHISLVGSPWTAPIWMKTNNDWKGKGSLKGEAGNKIHKTWANYFIRFLKEYDRHNLTFWALTAENEPTAGLIANYPFQCLGFTPEQQRDFIALDLGPALANSSYKDIRLIILDDNRVHLPHWAKVVLSEDSNAHRYVHGIGLHWYLDFIAPIEDTVELTHELFPDYFLLSTEACTGVQFWERDVVLGDWNRGNQYSRSILANLNHHVIGWIDWNLALDLEGGPNWVKNYVDSPIIVDVSTDTFYKQPMFYHMAHFSKFIPEGSQRVGLRSEPKSISLEYVAVIRPDGAAVVVVLNRSARSISFGLSDTAGLIVTQIPPSSIQTYLWRRE